One segment of Ureibacillus thermophilus DNA contains the following:
- a CDS encoding exodeoxyribonuclease VII small subunit translates to MTKHTFAEAMIELEEIVRRLEQGDVPLEEAIDLYKKGMELSKFCHEKLQHAEEQLISIVNENGEKKPFEPTNGEE, encoded by the coding sequence ATGACTAAACATACTTTTGCCGAGGCAATGATTGAATTAGAAGAGATTGTGCGAAGATTAGAACAGGGAGATGTTCCGTTAGAGGAAGCCATTGATTTGTATAAAAAAGGAATGGAACTATCGAAATTTTGCCACGAAAAACTGCAGCATGCAGAAGAACAATTGATTTCAATTGTCAATGAAAACGGCGAGAAAAAGCCTTTTGAACCAACTAATGGAGAGGAATAA
- a CDS encoding polyprenyl synthetase family protein has protein sequence MSNRLKQFINEHLEAINREIVDQVERLHAPQALKDSMLYSLKAGGKRIRPLFVVAVSEMFHNKQKEVYTVGAAVEMIHTYSLIHDDLPSMDNDELRRGKPTNHVVFGEALATLAGDALNTLAFGVLARMENVSPEKKVELINLLSIASGAEGMVGGQVLDLDGENRELNLSELEQIHRNKTGAILRFSIESGAILSDATKEAREALIEYAHHIGIAFQIQDDILDVEGTSEQLGKTAGKDEESNKSTYPALLSLDGAKQKLQEHYQFALKALNRLSEDTTLLREFANYIVSRNH, from the coding sequence ATGAGCAATCGATTAAAGCAATTTATCAACGAACATCTTGAAGCGATTAACCGGGAGATTGTTGACCAAGTGGAGCGGCTCCATGCACCGCAAGCATTGAAAGATTCAATGTTATACTCGTTAAAAGCAGGAGGAAAACGAATCCGCCCACTTTTTGTCGTTGCGGTTTCAGAAATGTTTCATAATAAACAAAAGGAAGTCTATACAGTCGGGGCTGCTGTGGAAATGATTCATACATATTCCCTGATCCATGACGATTTGCCAAGCATGGATAATGATGAATTGCGCCGCGGCAAACCGACAAACCATGTTGTATTTGGTGAGGCGCTGGCAACCCTTGCAGGAGATGCTTTAAACACATTAGCTTTTGGCGTGTTAGCCAGAATGGAAAATGTCTCCCCAGAGAAAAAAGTGGAGCTCATTAACTTATTAAGCATTGCAAGCGGTGCGGAAGGCATGGTTGGTGGACAAGTGCTAGATTTAGATGGGGAGAATCGAGAGTTGAATTTATCGGAACTGGAGCAAATTCACCGCAATAAAACGGGCGCCATTTTAAGATTCAGCATTGAATCAGGAGCAATATTGTCCGATGCAACTAAAGAAGCAAGAGAAGCGTTAATAGAATATGCCCATCATATTGGAATCGCATTCCAAATTCAAGATGATATTTTAGATGTGGAAGGCACTTCTGAACAATTGGGAAAAACGGCTGGAAAAGACGAAGAAAGCAATAAAAGCACATATCCGGCATTGCTTTCGCTGGATGGAGCAAAACAAAAATTGCAGGAACATTACCAATTCGCATTGAAAGCATTGAATCGTTTATCAGAAGATACAACGCTTTTAAGAGAATTTGCCAACTATATTGTTTCACGAAATCATTAA
- the dxs gene encoding 1-deoxy-D-xylulose-5-phosphate synthase, translating into MDLTTITGPSFLKKLNRQQLEELAQNIRDFLIEKCSKTGGHIGPNLGVVELTIALHRAFNSPFDKLLWDVGHQAYVHKILTGRAGQFDTLRQYKGLSGFPKRAESVHDEWETGHSSTSLSAAMGMAVARDIKKENNYIVPIIGDGALTGGMALEALNHIGHDKRRMIVILNDNEMSIAPNVGALHNILGRLRTAKEYSKAKEELESLMKRVPVFGGKLAQAADRVKDSLKYLVVSGVFFEEMGFKYLGPIDGHDFDALEKTLEYAKKVEDRPVLVHVVTKKGKGYKPAEEDKIGTWHGTGPYKIETGAFVKNNAKGPSWSSLVSETVRKLMKEDKRIVAITPAMPVGSKMEGIQKDFPDRFFDVGIAEQHAATMAAGLATQKMKPFLAIYSTFLQRAYDQVLHDIARQKLNVFIGIDRAGLVGADGDTHQGVFDIAFLRHIPNLVIMMPKDENEGQHMVKTAIEYNDGPIALRYPRGNGLGVPLDEELQTIPIGTWEVLKEGKDAAIITFGTTIPMAMEAAAELEKQNIHVKVINARFIKPLDDEMLHDLMRQNIPILTIEEGVLNGGFGSAILEFASDNKYNHVEIERMGIPDRFVDHGSVDLLLEELHITKEETIARIEYLVKNQKRLGKKTV; encoded by the coding sequence ATGGATTTAACGACAATTACTGGTCCATCCTTTTTAAAAAAGCTGAATAGACAACAGCTGGAAGAACTTGCTCAAAACATTCGAGATTTTTTAATTGAAAAATGCTCAAAAACCGGCGGACATATTGGACCAAATTTAGGTGTTGTAGAATTGACGATTGCATTGCATCGAGCTTTTAATAGCCCTTTTGATAAATTGTTATGGGACGTTGGACACCAAGCTTATGTGCACAAAATATTGACAGGAAGGGCGGGGCAATTTGATACCCTTCGTCAATATAAGGGATTGAGCGGGTTTCCGAAACGGGCGGAAAGCGTCCACGATGAGTGGGAAACGGGCCATAGCTCCACTTCCCTCTCTGCTGCGATGGGCATGGCTGTTGCGCGGGATATCAAAAAGGAAAATAATTATATTGTGCCCATTATCGGAGACGGCGCCTTAACTGGCGGTATGGCATTAGAAGCGTTGAACCATATCGGCCACGACAAACGAAGAATGATTGTCATCCTAAATGACAATGAAATGTCCATTGCACCAAATGTAGGGGCATTGCACAATATTCTAGGTCGTTTGAGAACTGCCAAGGAATATTCAAAGGCAAAAGAAGAGTTGGAATCATTAATGAAGCGTGTTCCAGTTTTCGGAGGAAAACTGGCTCAAGCCGCTGACCGTGTAAAAGACAGTTTAAAATATTTAGTCGTTTCCGGCGTGTTTTTTGAGGAAATGGGCTTTAAATATTTGGGTCCGATTGATGGCCATGATTTCGACGCTTTAGAAAAAACGTTGGAGTATGCAAAAAAAGTAGAAGACCGCCCTGTGCTTGTCCATGTTGTCACGAAAAAAGGGAAAGGGTACAAGCCGGCGGAAGAAGATAAAATCGGAACATGGCATGGGACGGGGCCATATAAAATTGAAACAGGCGCTTTTGTAAAGAACAATGCCAAAGGCCCTTCTTGGTCTAGCTTAGTTTCAGAGACGGTCAGAAAATTAATGAAGGAAGACAAACGAATTGTTGCCATTACCCCTGCGATGCCAGTAGGTTCTAAAATGGAAGGCATTCAAAAAGATTTCCCTGACCGCTTTTTTGATGTAGGCATTGCAGAACAGCATGCAGCGACAATGGCGGCGGGGCTTGCAACACAAAAAATGAAGCCGTTTCTAGCGATTTATTCCACATTTTTGCAACGGGCTTATGACCAAGTTTTGCATGATATCGCACGCCAAAAATTGAATGTGTTCATTGGCATCGACCGGGCAGGGCTTGTTGGTGCAGACGGCGATACCCATCAAGGTGTATTTGACATCGCCTTCTTGCGGCATATTCCGAATTTAGTCATTATGATGCCAAAAGATGAAAATGAAGGTCAACATATGGTGAAAACGGCCATTGAGTATAATGATGGACCGATTGCTCTTCGATATCCGCGCGGGAATGGTCTTGGGGTTCCTCTAGATGAAGAATTGCAAACGATTCCAATCGGCACATGGGAAGTGTTGAAAGAAGGAAAAGACGCAGCTATTATAACGTTTGGTACAACCATCCCTATGGCAATGGAGGCGGCGGCGGAACTCGAAAAGCAAAATATCCACGTAAAAGTGATAAATGCAAGATTCATAAAACCGTTGGATGATGAAATGCTTCATGATCTCATGAGGCAAAATATCCCGATTTTAACGATTGAAGAAGGGGTTTTAAACGGCGGTTTTGGCAGTGCTATATTGGAATTTGCCAGCGATAATAAATACAATCATGTTGAAATTGAACGGATGGGCATCCCTGACCGTTTTGTCGATCACGGCAGCGTTGATTTATTGCTCGAAGAACTGCACATCACGAAAGAAGAAACGATTGCCCGCATTGAATATTTAGTGAAAAATCAAAAGAGATTAGGTAAGAAAACAGTATGA
- a CDS encoding TlyA family RNA methyltransferase yields MTKTQKERVDVLLVERGLFETREKAKRAIMAGIVFSKEVRIDKPGEKIPIDAPLEVKGEHLKYVSRGGLKLEKALKEFDLNVEGKLMLDIGASTGGFTDCALQNGAKHCYALDVGSNQLAWKLRKDERVTVMEKTNFRYSKPEDFTKGLPDFATIDVSFISLSLILPVLYNILLPDGDVVALVKPQFEAGKEKVGKKGIVRDPKTHLEVLENTAKMATETGFVVKNATYSPITGGEGNIEFLFHLKKAQDGHEITPFTDYKKVVELAHQELK; encoded by the coding sequence ATGACAAAGACGCAAAAAGAACGAGTAGATGTGCTGCTTGTGGAACGGGGATTATTTGAAACCCGTGAAAAAGCAAAAAGAGCAATTATGGCGGGCATAGTTTTTTCAAAGGAAGTTCGGATTGATAAGCCGGGGGAAAAAATCCCGATTGATGCGCCTTTGGAAGTAAAAGGGGAGCACTTAAAATATGTAAGCCGCGGCGGGTTGAAGCTGGAGAAGGCATTAAAAGAATTTGATTTAAATGTGGAAGGAAAATTAATGTTGGACATCGGCGCTTCCACAGGAGGATTTACTGATTGCGCTCTTCAAAATGGTGCAAAACATTGCTATGCCTTGGATGTAGGATCAAACCAACTCGCTTGGAAATTGCGGAAGGATGAACGGGTTACAGTAATGGAGAAAACCAATTTCCGCTATTCCAAACCGGAAGATTTTACAAAAGGCTTGCCGGATTTTGCGACGATTGACGTATCTTTTATTTCTTTATCGCTGATTTTGCCTGTTTTATATAATATATTGCTTCCGGATGGTGATGTGGTAGCCCTTGTCAAACCGCAATTTGAAGCAGGAAAAGAAAAAGTCGGCAAAAAAGGCATTGTACGCGATCCAAAGACCCATCTTGAAGTGTTGGAAAACACGGCAAAAATGGCAACAGAAACAGGATTTGTCGTGAAAAATGCAACTTACTCGCCGATTACAGGTGGAGAAGGCAATATTGAATTTTTATTCCATTTGAAAAAAGCGCAGGATGGACACGAAATCACGCCATTTACAGACTATAAAAAAGTCGTAGAATTGGCGCATCAAGAATTGAAATAA
- the ahrC gene encoding transcriptional regulator AhrC/ArgR produces the protein MSKGQRHMKIREIIANNEIETQDDLVEALKEAGFNVTQATVSRDIKELHLVKVPLPDGRYKYSLPADQRFNPLQKLQRALTDSFISIDGVDHFLMLKTLPGNGNAVAVLIDHLEWPEVLGTLSGDDTILIIVREVEHREVIKQRILDLL, from the coding sequence ATGAGCAAAGGTCAAAGGCATATGAAAATTCGTGAAATCATTGCGAATAATGAAATTGAAACGCAAGACGATTTAGTGGAAGCTTTAAAAGAAGCTGGATTTAATGTGACTCAAGCAACGGTTTCAAGAGACATAAAAGAACTTCATTTAGTAAAAGTTCCGCTTCCAGATGGCCGATATAAATACAGTTTACCTGCTGACCAACGATTCAACCCATTGCAAAAATTGCAAAGAGCATTAACCGATTCTTTTATCAGCATCGACGGGGTGGACCATTTTTTAATGCTAAAAACTCTTCCAGGCAACGGCAATGCGGTTGCAGTATTAATTGATCATCTGGAATGGCCGGAAGTCTTAGGGACGCTATCAGGAGACGATACGATTTTAATTATCGTCAGGGAAGTGGAACATCGAGAAGTTATTAAGCAGCGAATTTTAGATTTACTGTAA
- the recN gene encoding DNA repair protein RecN, whose amino-acid sequence MLKELNIRNFAIIEELTVHFENGLTVLTGETGAGKSIIIDAVHLLCGGRASQEFVRHGAKKAELTGLFFVPDHHPAFEKLTEAGIEQEEGTIILRRDINDNGKSICRVNGKLVPLSILREIGSTLVDIHGQHENQELMDEKRHIDLLDQFAEKQLQPIKEKYQRLYEEYRALKKEMNAININEQQIAQRIDLYQFQIQELEDAKLSVKEEEELLEERKRLQNFHKIYEHAINAYEAISGEMKGLDCIGDAMSALEDIVPLDEQFSDSFEAVSSSFYALQDASYQIKNIIDELEFDPERLNEVESRLAQYQLLKRKYGSTVEEIISYYEKIKEELNTLLHRDEAIQQKEQQLRKMEAELDYLCDELTKVRKKCAAVLSEAIMNELRDLHMEKAKFIVQFERLHNFDINGKDYISFYISTNVGEPPKSLPKIASGGELSRMMLALKTIFSSKSQITSIIFDEVDTGVSGRVAQAIAEKIANISLNSQVLCISHLPQVAAMADQHYLISKQVDHNRTFTTVEKIEEEKRVEEISRMMSGAEITELTLQHAKELLQLASEKKRTIRQLASN is encoded by the coding sequence TTGTTAAAAGAATTAAATATACGAAATTTCGCCATTATTGAAGAATTGACTGTGCATTTTGAAAATGGCTTAACCGTTCTTACGGGAGAAACCGGGGCAGGAAAATCCATCATTATCGATGCGGTTCATCTCCTTTGCGGCGGACGAGCCAGCCAGGAATTTGTTCGACATGGTGCGAAAAAGGCAGAACTAACCGGACTATTTTTTGTTCCTGACCATCATCCTGCCTTTGAAAAATTGACGGAAGCAGGAATTGAACAAGAAGAAGGAACCATCATTTTGCGAAGGGATATTAATGATAATGGAAAAAGCATCTGCCGTGTGAACGGAAAATTGGTGCCATTATCCATTTTGCGGGAAATCGGCTCAACTCTTGTGGACATTCACGGCCAACATGAAAACCAAGAATTGATGGATGAAAAGCGCCACATCGATTTGCTGGATCAATTTGCCGAGAAACAATTGCAGCCGATTAAAGAAAAATATCAGCGTTTATATGAAGAATATCGGGCATTAAAAAAAGAAATGAACGCCATTAATATAAATGAACAACAAATAGCCCAACGCATTGATTTATACCAATTCCAAATTCAAGAATTGGAAGATGCCAAATTATCGGTAAAAGAAGAAGAAGAGCTGCTCGAAGAACGGAAGCGGCTTCAAAACTTCCATAAAATATACGAACATGCCATCAATGCCTATGAAGCCATCTCCGGTGAAATGAAGGGGCTTGATTGTATTGGAGATGCCATGAGCGCTTTAGAAGATATCGTTCCGTTAGATGAACAGTTCAGCGATTCTTTTGAAGCGGTCTCCTCTTCCTTCTATGCCCTGCAGGATGCTTCTTATCAAATAAAAAATATTATTGACGAACTTGAATTTGATCCGGAACGTTTAAATGAAGTGGAATCCCGTCTTGCTCAATACCAATTATTAAAAAGAAAATACGGAAGCACGGTAGAAGAGATTATTTCATATTATGAGAAAATCAAGGAAGAATTAAATACCCTTTTACATCGTGATGAGGCCATTCAGCAAAAAGAACAGCAGCTGAGAAAAATGGAAGCGGAATTAGACTATTTATGCGATGAATTGACAAAAGTGCGGAAAAAATGTGCAGCAGTATTAAGTGAAGCGATTATGAATGAACTTCGTGATTTACATATGGAAAAAGCGAAATTCATCGTCCAGTTCGAGCGTTTACATAATTTCGACATCAATGGGAAAGACTATATATCATTCTATATATCCACCAATGTTGGCGAACCGCCTAAATCTTTGCCAAAAATTGCTTCTGGTGGAGAATTGTCGAGAATGATGTTGGCATTAAAAACGATTTTTTCATCTAAATCACAAATTACATCTATTATTTTTGATGAAGTGGATACTGGTGTGAGCGGAAGAGTAGCTCAAGCAATCGCTGAAAAGATTGCCAATATTTCTTTAAACTCTCAAGTATTATGTATTTCCCACTTGCCGCAAGTAGCCGCTATGGCAGACCAGCATTATTTAATTTCAAAACAAGTGGATCATAACCGTACCTTCACAACAGTTGAAAAAATTGAAGAAGAAAAACGCGTCGAGGAAATTAGCCGCATGATGAGCGGTGCTGAAATTACGGAATTAACCCTTCAACATGCTAAGGAATTATTGCAATTAGCAAGCGAAAAGAAACGTACAATTCGCCAATTGGCATCCAATTAA
- a CDS encoding SpoIVB peptidase S55 domain-containing protein — protein sequence MKCRLRNLLAYLLLMFALLSPSAVAEAKKLIPMGESIGIQMELPFVYVAHDVLLPNGQWLKKGDIIKEVNGKKIDSLEKFEEFISGEEITLTIEKGTNQSRTIKLTNDQANNILPFLKDETDGIGTLTFIDPESKEYGALGHQIIDGVLNRPPEFTDGSIFLASIEQIKKSSPGNPGYKISVINTDDIRLGNIDSNELYGIFGHWESDINQIMRKPIEIMYDDEIQLGKAELLTAIEGSKVESFQIEIVKIEDNYLQFEITDQNLLSKTGGILQGMSGSPILQNGKFVGAVTHMFVEQPARGAAITLSEMLKKKPD from the coding sequence ATGAAATGCCGTTTGCGTAACTTGCTTGCTTATCTATTGTTGATGTTCGCCCTTTTATCACCTTCTGCTGTAGCTGAAGCCAAAAAATTAATACCAATGGGTGAATCGATTGGAATACAAATGGAATTGCCATTTGTCTATGTTGCCCACGATGTGTTGCTGCCAAATGGCCAATGGCTGAAAAAAGGGGATATTATAAAAGAAGTCAACGGCAAAAAGATTGATTCGCTGGAAAAGTTTGAGGAATTCATATCAGGAGAAGAAATCACCCTGACCATCGAAAAAGGTACCAATCAAAGCAGAACGATTAAACTGACGAATGATCAGGCAAATAATATTCTTCCCTTTCTAAAAGATGAAACGGATGGCATTGGGACATTGACCTTCATCGATCCTGAGTCGAAAGAATACGGAGCATTAGGTCATCAAATTATCGATGGTGTTTTAAACAGGCCACCTGAATTTACAGATGGTTCTATTTTTTTAGCTTCCATTGAGCAAATCAAAAAGTCCAGCCCAGGGAACCCCGGTTATAAAATATCAGTCATCAATACGGATGATATTCGCCTTGGAAATATTGACTCGAATGAATTGTACGGCATTTTTGGCCACTGGGAATCTGATATAAATCAAATTATGCGTAAACCTATAGAGATTATGTATGATGACGAAATTCAATTAGGAAAAGCTGAACTATTAACTGCCATTGAAGGGTCAAAGGTCGAATCCTTTCAAATAGAAATCGTAAAAATTGAAGACAATTATTTGCAGTTTGAAATAACGGATCAAAACCTGTTATCTAAAACCGGCGGCATTTTGCAAGGGATGAGTGGAAGTCCGATTTTACAAAATGGAAAGTTTGTAGGCGCTGTAACCCATATGTTTGTCGAACAACCTGCTAGAGGTGCAGCCATTACCTTATCAGAAATGCTAAAGAAGAAACCGGATTAG
- the spo0A gene encoding sporulation transcription factor Spo0A, translated as MSKIRVAIADDNRDLVKTMEQYFENHSDIEIVGTASNGKLCLNMLEECKPDILLLDIIMPHLDGLGVLQEMHKDDCFLDTQVIMLTAFGQEDVMKQAVTYGASYFMLKPFEFEQLVQKILHCANQKRESIKRHSVLQPETTGKVNQRQLDTTITSIIKEIGVPAHIKGYAYLREAIQMVYHDIDLLGSVTKILYPEIAKKFGTTPSRVERAIRHAIEVAWNRGNYESISQMFGYTVHHLKSKPTNSEFIAMIADKIRLELVAS; from the coding sequence TTGTCAAAAATTAGGGTTGCTATTGCCGATGATAATCGTGATCTAGTAAAAACAATGGAACAATATTTCGAAAATCATTCAGACATTGAAATTGTTGGGACTGCATCGAACGGGAAATTGTGTCTAAATATGTTAGAAGAATGCAAACCGGATATTTTATTGCTGGATATCATTATGCCTCATCTGGACGGTTTAGGAGTACTTCAAGAAATGCATAAAGATGATTGTTTCCTCGATACACAAGTGATCATGTTGACGGCTTTTGGACAAGAAGACGTCATGAAACAAGCCGTTACATACGGAGCTTCCTACTTTATGTTAAAACCTTTCGAGTTTGAACAACTTGTACAAAAAATATTGCATTGTGCAAATCAAAAAAGAGAATCTATCAAAAGACATAGTGTTTTACAGCCTGAAACAACAGGAAAAGTCAATCAGCGACAATTGGATACAACCATTACATCCATTATTAAGGAAATTGGCGTTCCAGCGCATATCAAAGGCTATGCTTATTTAAGAGAAGCGATTCAAATGGTCTATCACGATATAGATTTATTAGGTTCTGTAACGAAAATTTTGTATCCAGAAATTGCGAAAAAATTTGGAACAACACCATCTCGAGTGGAGAGAGCCATTCGTCATGCTATTGAAGTGGCATGGAACCGTGGAAATTACGAGTCCATCTCTCAAATGTTCGGATATACTGTCCACCATTTAAAGTCGAAACCTACGAATTCAGAATTCATTGCAATGATTGCTGATAAAATTCGCCTTGAATTAGTAGCTTCATAA
- a CDS encoding DUF342 domain-containing protein encodes MVRIFSNEYFELVQENEKVFIRTFQKGFPLKDFDKIIRMVARFKLTNFSNLKNALQDETQTLMEIGIWLPPMEIDISKDKMKAYLVVHDSEILKNEKEFLKNLNDLLEKNKIVYGIKNIDISSIVPGKAILIAEGTEPVKGEDAKVTYLKLPERKPVIREDGRANYFDMNFIFEVNENDWLGEKIPAKPGITGKNIYGEEIPAPPGKDKPLKYDRHSAYEVEEDGKIVIRALNKGVVEEKQGLLYINNHLPIYGDVGLETGNINFDGSITVRGTIQRGFSLVATGDISIEGLEGVTGAKLIESRNGDIYIKGGIFGLGETKVIAGGNIYVKHVNEASLRAKKNIVIGLYSLNSHLQADSILLDEGKGKIIGGTAVAKNRIVTAISGNRFERRTELIVQTVNRQESYKIMQQKAALLKSMQEEILKLTEKIEKFSALKERMTPVQLKRVKELQEVLEDKKQQMMQVEHEIQELIESLKSTGTGEIIVKKEAHPGTFIQIGNKSSLLTHLTKGRFMLEKGELNV; translated from the coding sequence ATGGTGCGAATATTTTCTAATGAGTATTTCGAATTGGTTCAAGAAAACGAAAAAGTCTTTATTCGAACCTTTCAGAAAGGTTTTCCCTTAAAAGATTTTGATAAAATCATTCGAATGGTCGCAAGGTTTAAGTTAACAAATTTTTCTAACTTAAAAAATGCATTGCAAGATGAAACACAGACATTGATGGAAATCGGGATATGGCTGCCGCCAATGGAAATCGATATTTCCAAAGATAAAATGAAAGCATATTTAGTTGTACACGATTCCGAAATTTTAAAAAATGAAAAAGAATTTTTAAAAAATTTAAACGATTTACTTGAAAAAAATAAAATTGTTTATGGCATTAAAAATATTGATATTAGTTCAATTGTTCCCGGCAAAGCGATTCTTATTGCAGAAGGAACCGAACCAGTTAAAGGTGAAGATGCCAAAGTAACTTATTTAAAGTTGCCAGAAAGAAAACCGGTCATTCGCGAAGATGGGCGTGCAAATTATTTTGATATGAATTTCATTTTTGAAGTTAATGAAAATGATTGGTTAGGAGAAAAAATTCCAGCAAAACCGGGGATTACTGGAAAGAATATTTATGGTGAAGAGATACCTGCACCACCTGGAAAAGATAAGCCCTTAAAATATGATCGTCATTCTGCTTATGAAGTGGAAGAAGACGGAAAAATTGTCATCCGTGCTTTAAATAAAGGGGTAGTAGAAGAAAAACAAGGATTATTATATATCAATAATCATTTGCCTATTTATGGCGATGTTGGATTGGAGACGGGAAACATCAATTTTGATGGTTCCATCACGGTTAGAGGAACAATCCAAAGAGGCTTTTCATTAGTTGCGACCGGCGATATTTCCATTGAAGGATTAGAAGGAGTGACAGGTGCAAAACTCATTGAATCCAGAAATGGCGATATTTACATAAAAGGAGGCATCTTTGGATTAGGCGAAACAAAGGTAATAGCTGGCGGGAATATATATGTAAAACACGTTAATGAAGCCAGTTTACGTGCCAAAAAAAATATTGTCATCGGATTGTATTCTTTAAACTCCCATTTGCAAGCGGATTCAATTTTATTAGATGAGGGAAAGGGCAAAATTATTGGCGGAACTGCAGTTGCCAAAAATCGAATCGTGACAGCGATTTCTGGAAACCGCTTCGAAAGGCGCACCGAATTAATTGTTCAAACGGTCAATCGGCAGGAAAGTTATAAAATCATGCAACAAAAAGCAGCATTATTAAAATCAATGCAGGAAGAAATACTGAAATTAACAGAGAAAATTGAAAAATTTTCCGCTTTAAAAGAACGCATGACCCCAGTTCAATTAAAGAGGGTGAAGGAATTACAGGAAGTATTGGAAGACAAAAAGCAACAAATGATGCAGGTCGAACATGAAATTCAAGAGTTGATTGAAAGTTTAAAGTCAACAGGGACTGGAGAAATTATTGTTAAAAAGGAAGCCCATCCAGGCACATTTATTCAAATAGGAAATAAATCATCATTATTAACCCATTTGACAAAAGGCCGATTTATGCTGGAAAAGGGCGAATTAAATGTATAA
- a CDS encoding DUF2627 domain-containing protein, with amino-acid sequence MARLIAFIVLLIPALIAGAGIKFMRDTLYGNLISPFPWLWLQFLAGVIFSVIGIGFFAGYLLHRDRKRGRVAPRFQKKEETKEMKQ; translated from the coding sequence ATGGCCCGTTTAATAGCATTTATCGTCTTATTAATCCCAGCATTGATCGCAGGTGCAGGGATTAAATTTATGAGAGATACATTGTACGGCAATTTAATATCTCCATTTCCATGGTTATGGCTCCAATTTTTAGCAGGAGTCATCTTCAGCGTTATTGGAATTGGCTTTTTTGCGGGCTATTTATTGCATAGAGACCGTAAAAGAGGAAGGGTAGCACCGAGATTCCAAAAGAAAGAGGAAACAAAAGAAATGAAACAATAA